The genomic window GGAAACATTGGTGCTAATCGAAGAATGGGAAGAACGGAAGAAGGAATTGTTAGACATGGATTGGCGCGAGTTCCAGCAGGAATACCGGGATTATATTGATTTTGTGAAAATGCTGCAGCTTGTTCCCGGGGTTGGAGCGGTCGTAGGGGCATATGCCAATTACAATTTGCTGGATCATTTAGGTGAAACGGCCATGAATGCCTACCGGCTGCGATTATTAAAAGCGCCCCCGGCTTATTAATGCGGAGGCGTTTATTTCTAGACCATTTTTTCGGTTGCGGGTTCACTGTTTGCTTGTTTTGATTGGTAATCAATTGCAGCAGTTCCAAGTGTTTTTGCTGCGATAAGCATTGCTTTTTCATCAATATCAAACTTTGGATGGTGGTGCGGGTATGCCTCATTTGCATGCGAAGGTTTGGCACCTGTGAAAAAGAAAGTTCCTTTTACATGTTGAAGGTAATAGGCGAAATCTTCGCCTCCCATATGCGGCTCCGTTTCCGTAATTTCCTTGACTTCTGGGACCTGCTTAGCGCAGTCAATCAGGAATTCAGTTTCTTCAAGATGGTTGACCACTGCCGGATAGCCTCGTTCATAAATATACTCGTATGAACTGTTAGAAGTATAGCACGTTCCTTTTACGACTCTTTCAATCTCAGCTTCAATAAAGCTCCGTACTTCGTCGTTAAATGTGCGTACAGTTCCGATTAATTTGGCTTTATCTGCGATGACATTAAAAGCATTATCAGCAACAAACGACCCGACAGTTACGACAGAAGAGTCGATCGGATTCACCTTGCGGCTGACGATTTGTTGCAGATTAATGACCAGCTGTGAAGCAGTCACAATGGCATCCTTCGTTTTATGCGGTTGCGCTCCGTGCCCGCCTTGGCCTTGGATGACGATTTCAAACCTGTCTGCAGCTGCCATGATAGGCCCAACCCGGTATTGAATCGTGCCGGTCGGTTCAGTAGCCCATAAATGGGTTCCAAAAATAGCGTCAACACCTTCCAGGCATCCATCTTCAATCATCGTGATTGCTCCACCTGGCGCATACTCTTCGGCATGTTGATGAATCATCACATAATTTCCTTCTAATGCATCCCGCATTTCATGAAGGCATTTTGCCAACACAAGGAGAGTCGCTGTATGTCCGTCATGGCCGCAAGCGTGCATTACACCGGGAACGAGTGATTTATAAGGAACATCTTTTTCGTCCTGAATTGGCAGCGCATCAAAATCAGCTCTAAGAGCTACGGTTTTCCCCGGCTTTCCGCCATATATTTTCGCAACGACCCCGTTTCCGCCGACATTTCCTCTTACTTCAATTCCGAGTTTTTCATAATAAGTTTTTATGTAGCGGGCGGTATTTTTTTCTTGAAAAGATAATTCGGGATGCTGGTGCAGATATCTTCTTATAGAAACCATTTCTTCATAAGAATTTTGCAGTTTTGCATATAATTTTTCTTTCATAGGAATTCCTCCTATATTAATAAAACAATTTTCAGTTTTTCGATAATTATAACATTATTTATTTTCATTAAGAGAAATAATATATTAAAAGTACAGGTTTTTGAGAACCTGTTCTAAAGGAAACTTACAAATGTGATCAACGTCTTATAAATCAAGATAAAGGCTGATATATCAGAATGACGACTCATAAATCGGAATGAAAGCTCATATTTCGGAATAACGGCTCATAAACCGAAATAAAGGCTCATTTATCAGAACGACGGCTCATAAATCAAAATAAGGGGTCATATATCAAAATGACGGCTCATAAATCGGAATAAAGGCTGATATCCTTCCCTA from Bacillus methanolicus includes these protein-coding regions:
- a CDS encoding M20 family metallopeptidase — translated: MKEKLYAKLQNSYEEMVSIRRYLHQHPELSFQEKNTARYIKTYYEKLGIEVRGNVGGNGVVAKIYGGKPGKTVALRADFDALPIQDEKDVPYKSLVPGVMHACGHDGHTATLLVLAKCLHEMRDALEGNYVMIHQHAEEYAPGGAITMIEDGCLEGVDAIFGTHLWATEPTGTIQYRVGPIMAAADRFEIVIQGQGGHGAQPHKTKDAIVTASQLVINLQQIVSRKVNPIDSSVVTVGSFVADNAFNVIADKAKLIGTVRTFNDEVRSFIEAEIERVVKGTCYTSNSSYEYIYERGYPAVVNHLEETEFLIDCAKQVPEVKEITETEPHMGGEDFAYYLQHVKGTFFFTGAKPSHANEAYPHHHPKFDIDEKAMLIAAKTLGTAAIDYQSKQANSEPATEKMV